The Chryseobacterium oranimense genome contains the following window.
GAGATCTGTTTCTGTAAAATGGTTCTGGGGAAGATTTTCAGTTTTTACAGCTACAATTTCTTCTTTTACTTCTTTCTCTTCTTTATTCAAGAAGGAATTGATGCTGAAACCTGAAGAAATTCCTTGTCTGGACAAGGGTTTTGTAGTTTTTACGGATGTTACCTGAACGGTTTCTGCCTGTGCAGGTTGTACTTCTGCTACTATTTCTTTTTTCTCCGGAGTTTTTTCGGGGATTTTTACTTCCTGTTTCTCACTGAGAAACGGAGCCAGTATTAAGAACTTTTTTTTTTAGTATCGCCTAGATTAGCTGTCAGGGAAGACAGCTGCATCAGTGCAATTTCTACTGTAAGTCTTGGATTCTTGGAGTTTTTGTAATTGATATCCGCATGGTTGCAGATTTCTATACCATCGATCAGTTGCTGAGGGCTCCATTTCTGGCTTTGCTCTACAAATTTCACTTTGGTTCTTTCCCCTACTTCAATAAGCTCGACTGTCCTGGCATTCTGTGCCATCATGAGGTCTCTGAAATGGTTTCCTAAGCCGGCAATAAAGATATGGGGATCGAAGCCTTTTTTTACAATTTCATTAAAAGCAAAAAGCACTTCAGGAATTTTGTTTTCTTTGGCGAGATCCACTATATTGAGATACTGGTCGTAATCAAGGATATTGAGTACTTCCGCAGCTTTGGCTAGTGTAATGTTCTTCTGGGAAAATGTAGAAAGCCTGTCAAAGATAGAAAGAGCATCTCTTAAAGCACCATCTGCTTTCTGGGCAATAAGATACAAGGCATCATCCTCATACTGGATATTCTCTTGCTGTGCGATATTGCGCAGATGGCCCTGAATATCTTCAATGGTGATTCTCTTGAAATCATAGATCTGACATCTGGATAATATGGTGGGAATTATTTTGTGCTTCTCAGTAGTTGCCAAAATAAAAATAGCGTGGGCCGGTGGTTCCTCAAGGGTTTTAAGGAAGGCATTGAATGCCGCGGAAGACAGCATGTGCACCTCATCGATAATATAAACCTTATACTTACCTACCTGAGGCG
Protein-coding sequences here:
- the dnaX gene encoding DNA polymerase III subunit gamma/tau: MENFIVSARKYRPQQFDTVVGQSHITDTLEHAIGENQLAQALLFCGPRGVGKTTCARILARKINEKDGSVSEDGFAYNIYELDAASNNSVDDIRELIDQVRFAPQVGKYKVYIIDEVHMLSSAAFNAFLKTLEEPPAHAIFILATTEKHKIIPTILSRCQIYDFKRITIEDIQGHLRNIAQQENIQYEDDALYLIAQKADGALRDALSIFDRLSTFSQKNITLAKAAEVLNILDYDQYLNIVDLAKENKIPEVLFAFNEIVKKGFDPHIFIAGLGNHFRDLMMAQNARTVELIEVGERTKVKFVEQSQKWSPQQLIDGIEICNHADINYKNSKNPRLTVEIALMQLSSLTANLGDTKKKSS